The Amaranthus tricolor cultivar Red isolate AtriRed21 chromosome 14, ASM2621246v1, whole genome shotgun sequence DNA window ATTTACTAGTGACGCAGACGATAAATTAGTTGCTCGCTGTTACCGCAGGAACACGAGTGTTGTTATATTGATCCGCCATTGATGATCAAAAACATAAGGCTCTGAAACCCTAACTCTCtcactttattttttctctaagCATCCAGGTTCTACTCCTACTtcctattttatttgtttacatTCTTCCTTCACAATCTTATTCATaactagtttttttatttttattttttttttattatttttatttttttatatattaaatattggatcttatgtttttctttaattttgattCAGATTTTTAGGGTTCGTTTCGAGGAATTTCGATTAATCAGTTGATCCACAATTTATTTGGAGTATTACCTGTCTTCTTTAGGTTTGTTTTATCTTATTTACTTCAATTTGCGTTTCCAATCATTTGATTTAGGGTTCAGAGTGTTGTTTGCATTAAGATCGACTTCCATTATGACAATCAAAGACATGTATAAATTCTGTGTTGTAACGTTATGGTGAATTGATTGTGCTTTTCCATACACTCTAATTTTTATCCATTCTTTTAGATTTGGATCATGGGgtagatttagggttttcaattcCATACGCAGCTCTGTTTTGGTTCTTTGTCATACATATGTCTATTGAATCAactattttatttgaaattgtcATGAGGTGAAGCAAATTTGGTTATTTGGGCTCTTTAATTTGGGTTTGGCAGTAAAAGGCTGGCCTATACCAAATTTGGTTCAGTTCCAACTAAATTAAGCCCCTAAATGGGTGAATGTAAACtcttttttaattaagaacCCACCTTGCCTGAACAATTATGATTCTTTCCATTTGCTGGTTCTGTTTTAGAATTGTTCTCTAGTTATAGGTCCAGATTTAAGATTTCATCTTGATGTAGTTCTTCACAAAGGCCAAAACATGAGATTGCTGTAGTATACTCCTCTTGATTTTGATTCCAGGGAGCCCTTAAATTTGAGTTTCATGATTGCCTTTGTTGAGCGATAATTGGTTTAGATTCTATACTTTTAAGTTTCATGATTGCCttaaattctatacttactacTTAGATTCTATACTCCTCCACAGTATGATCATATGAACCAAATCTAACACTTGGTATTACATCACATATTAAGCTCCAAAACATGAGATTGCTGAAGTATACTTCTCTTGGCTTTGATTCCAGAGAGTCCTTAAATTTGAGTTTCATAATTGCTTTGTTGAGTGATGATTGGTTTAGATTCTATACTTAAAGTTTCATGATTGCCTTAGATTCTATACTTAGATTCTATACTTCTCCACAGTATGATCATATGAATCAAATCTAACACTTGGTGTTACATCACATAATTAAGCTCAAAACATGAGATTGCTGAAGTATACTTCTCTTGGCTTTGATTCCAGGGAGTCCTTAAATTTGAGTTTCATAATTGCTTTGTTGAGTGATGATTGGTTTAGATTCTATACTTAAAGTTTCATGATTGCCTTAGATTCTATACTTAAAGTTTCATGATTGCCTTAGTTTCTATACTTGGATTCTATATCCTCCACAGCATGATCATACGAACCAAATCTAACACTTGGTATTACATCGTATATTACGTCCCAACCCTATACAATTTTGCACCTGATGTAACCAGTACAAATTTTGGAACCAAATGCCCCCGTTAGGATAACTAAACCAAAAGCTTATTGGGGGCTGTAATTAGAGTCTTGGAGTAAATATAAAATCTTTCAATAATTATTGATGTTGCATGTTCTGTGCGAATGCTTGGCATTTGGCAAGGTTTTGGTCGACAATTGTAATGACGATTTTAATCTGCAGTTTGCTCTCTGAAACAAAAGTTGTTGCTCATGTTTCTTACTAGTGAACTGTACTTGGGTTATCCATGTCTTCAACAAATAGTATACTGTGTGCCTATTGCTCATGAACCATTAGATTCTTGCGAACGGGTTTGTTTACCTTAAACTCTCTGAAGTTAACTGTTATTTATGCGTAATACTTGTAATTTTTGCTGTTTAGGTTGCGTCGCGAAGTTTCCTTATTAAATCTGATTGCTTTAAGTCCCTACAAGTCCTAAACTTTTTTCTGAAAAGAATTCAAGATCCCAAGATGAACTCTCGAAAGCAGAGGTCACAGAGGCCGATGACTTCAAAAGTAACAGAAGATTATATGAGGGTGTTACAAGATGGTGCAGCAACTTTGCCATTTCCATTGAGAAGCACACAGAAAACATCCAGAAAAGGCATGAAGAATGACATAATGTTGTATCGGCCACAAGAGAGATCAAAGTCTTCGGCTCAGATAGACGCTTCAAATGTCGGAAACGAGTATATGGCTCTTCGACGCAAGTTCTTGCTGCTAGAGGAGGAGAGCTGCAGCTTGGGAAGTGAGTTGAGAGAGGCGGAAGACGAGATTAAGAGTCTAGAAGATGAGAAGCTTCAGCTCTTGGATCAACTTATTGTATTGGAAGGCCTAGTTGATCTCTGTGAAGTGCCCAACCAGTAGATATTGCTATTTGTAAATGGCTGCTACCAATAACAGCAAACAGGAAAGATAAGACTActgcatttttattttttttatatatagtagTATATTTTCGTTGTGTATACTTCGATTTTGTGAGGATCTTTCTTGAGCGAGGGACTTTTTGGCTGCATCCTCTCCTCCCCAAATCCTGCTCATGCCCTGCTCGGGATACtaaggtatgatgatgatgatatactTTAATTTTGTTGTCTAAATCATGCTTTTGCTTAATGGAATCTAAGCAAGCTCTTTAGGCTTTGATGAATTTTTTGGTTGTGTCCTTATACAAGTGAAATTCACACCACTAGCTTATTCTCCAGATATATTGGTGGAGAATAGGCTCTCGTTTAGGTCGAGAGCAAGTATAATTTTTCAGGAAATATGTTGGTTCTATTTTCACTTAGCCCTCCCTTACCCACCTCATCCCCTGTACGTTGTGAAAATGTGaaacaaataagtaaaattaacaaaaaaaaaaaaagaacttcgggtaaacttatttttaaaaataagcttttttaTGTCCGATCCTAAGATTAGCTAGTTCAcagttactaatagcgaacaaaaaaaaattttcaaaaaaagacaaaattgtTTATTCgtagttactaattgcgaacaaaaGGGTGATAGTATCATAATATTAGcagggaaaaaaaattaaaaaataattgttctCAGTtgctaactgcgaacaaacatAATTTTCACTTTTTGTTCCTTTTAACGGTATGACGTTGTCTCCCTTTTGTTCgtagttaataactgcgaataaacaattttgactattttttaaccagttttttgttcgctgttagtaactgcgaactaaCCTAACCTTAGGCTCGGACATAAgacatttatttttgaaattaaatttacctgaatctctttattttattttatttttgttaattttgcttatttgtttcgCATTTTCCTTACCCTGTGGACATGTTCCTCCTTTTCCCACCCAACCCCCACCCCTCTATTACTCTGCTGAAAAGTAATAGGAGTACTCCGCTCTATTTAAACTACTTGTTCTaatctttttcatatttattaagacaatattttaatccttaatattgttaattgtgtaaaattaaaaattatgaaaaattaatatcaatagTCTTTTGCATTGAGACTAATGAAATaaaatcccacatgactatattaaacttatagattaagaaaaataaaaatttaaaagtgattaattaataaatggaGTAGTAACCAAATTGTAAATGGaacaaatagaaaaaataagagGGAGCAGGCAACATATGTTCCACGAGAATACTCCAGAATTGAGGttattcaatattaaaaaataattgggattattgaaaatcaaataaatactcCATccgtttttttatgtttttctacCTTATTATAACGGTAGTTTCAtatgtttgtccactttagaatactttctatttttgaaatttgtttttcttaataaacCCTCATAACTCCTCCCATTTTTCTTATTACACCCGGTATATTCTCGTTTGAACCGCCCCCTTCATTATTACCCCTCAATTGTCGTGTCTATATGATCTCTTTTTTCCTCACTCTCTCTCTTCAAACTCACCATTTTCATGGCTTCTTTAAACCATTGCCACGTGTTCATCCCTTAATTTTAGTTcattttattgaattaaaataaagatcGACTTTCTCTCTACATTTTGAGGTaagtttcataattttttaccCTAATATCCAAAATCAGCCCCCTGTTCTTCAACCGTCATTGACATTTCTTCAAACCTTTGTTTTTAAttcacttttattattattggagcTTTAATTTTTCGAGATGGAAAACAACGAATCTAAGAGTGATTCTTCAATTCCTTCGTTTCTTTACGATGGTCTCTGTGATTATGGagaattttgttcttgttccttTCATGGGCGTTCACATTCgtattcaaatgaaattttaaggTGGTTCAAAAAGAATCTTGAGGCATATCACAAGTCCCTTGAAAATGATGTTACATCAATTTATCATGAATCTCCACCTCTTTCACCTGCTGTTGAAAAGGAACCACCATCAACAATTGTTGAATGGTTGTTTGATTCTCCGTCTAAAGAAGATCAACTCGATTTGGTTGTCCCTGACACTCCTGAACATCCTATTGCTTTTAGGGctaaaataaaccctaaaaaacgtaTTTGAGGTTTGTAAGGCTGTTTTGATTTTCGTTTTTTTAGAATTACACTTGACATTTTGGTTCTGGTTTTTGTGTTCATGTTTGTTGTTGGTTTATGTTGatcttttatttatgttttctaGAAATGTGTTGATGTTTTGTTCTTCTGGTTTATGTTTTGTGAAATTTCTTGATGTTTATGTTCGTATATGCCCCTTTGATGTCAATTTTGTTGAGGATTATTGAccttcaatttttaaaaaaataactttaattaCTTGGTTGAGTAGCATTTGTTAAACCTAAACACatcagtatgattttctattcatGTTTAGTtgcttcatttgttgatgaacaaTTATAATTTGAAAGGTTTCATAACCTCTATGATGAATCAGGGGgcttttttttctgaaataatgtaaaataatgaAGTGATAACTTAGCAAAAACATGAACTTTAATCATTGATATGGATTGTGGTTGACACTTTGTTGCTCCTAAGTTTTTAAAGTCACATTTTTAATatgatcaaaacaaaaattaaacttaGGGGCTGTGGTTTTTATCATCCTTGAGTTTCTTCAATTGCTTCATCATATGCTTGATGAATGGTTTGTGAATTTTGTGCGGCATTCTCATTCTCTGTTAGGGTTGGTTGCTGATTTCTGTTTGAGTTGAGAAAAGCAACAGCTTCTCTAACTAGTTGTGTTGGAATTCTTACTTGAATCCTTAACCTTCCATTGTCTTCTTGTACTTTCTTCCCAAAGTGTGATTGTATGTAGTCATTACACACCTTAACCTTTAGAAtcttatttaaatggtgttgtAATGAGATCCACACATTAGTTAAGGTCTTTGGATGTAACTCTTCGAATGCATCTTCAACTGCTGTTATTAATTCTATCATGTTTTTGGGCATCTTTTTAAGCATTAGTGATTGTATGCCTCCTAAAGAAACCCAAATCAAAAATGTTACAATCAAGACTGTTTGGAGGTTGTTGTGTGAGAATGAATGTTAAACCCCCTTGCCTATTGTGTTGTTGCCAAATTGGTTCATCATTTGTGATATGGACCCTtacattatcttgttgaataaaaataatagaaggACCTTCACTTGGTCATTTTCTTAGTATAGCTAGAATGAGTTGTTGTATAAGCATACTCGTATACACCTCTTGAGTAACTGACTCGGTGATTTAATCTCTATTGACCCCCTTGGTCGATTTTTTTAGTCTCTTTGTGCTGCCATCATATTGATGTTTCAAACGTACATTGGCCATATCGATTCCATCTAGGCCTTGCTACCGCCCCTAAGAACATGGCCGTAGATATGAATTTTGATGACTTCGCTGCCCTATACTGGACCTTTTCTTTATGTGCTAAATAAACCCTTTGCGTTTTCTtggttaaataaaaccacttcTCGTCGATGTGAATAAAATCGTACATGACTTTGTATATTGGGTGTCTTTGAATGGTGTCTTCTTGGATAAGGCTTAAAATTCACTCCACCCTTCTTATTTTGTTGGCATCGGTTAAAGCGGGGTGTAACGGATTTGAATGGTGCATTGATCTCGCCTCTTGTTATCAACCTCCAAACCGTTGACGGTGCCAAGTCTAAACATATTGTCACATCTCTAATGCAAGTACGTTCGCCCATTGGTTTAGACTCAAGTATATTTGGTGGTACCACCACTCTTTTTGTTCCACAGTTTTTGTAATTCGATTCTACAACGTATGACTTGTTTGCTTTTTTGGTTTGAATTGCTCGTTTccataaatttcttatggttcTATGATGATAATCGTATTTTTGAGCAATCCGTTTGAATGTATCATGAGGAAGTGAGTCACTAACTTTTAGTGACAACATTTCATGGAAAATAAGATGCCTTAACTCATTGTTGAGCTTTGGCTTATGATGATCTTGTTGTTGTGGTTCTTGTTCTTCTATATTCTGTGGTTCTTCTTTTTATTCTGAATTGGACTCTAGATCATATGCATTTGATAAAAAGTACCAAGCCCCCTGTTACTCATCTTCAATTCCTGAAGCCATTGAAGGACAATGAtgcactaatttttttttcagaaactGTTAAGGCTACTGTTTTTTATCAGTTTGTGGACTATTAGTTTTTGAAGCTTCTGATTCTGATTTTTTGAAGCTAGATCTTTGAAGCTTGTGAATGTTGTTTGAGGTACTGTGATTTGGTGAAACAACTGAATGTTGTTTGGGTTACTGTTATCAAGTTGCCACTGGTTTTTTTACTGGGTTTACTATGATGAAGCCACTGTTTTGGTTGTATAATTCTGATGAAGTTGCTGTTTTTATACTCATCATCAACAGAATTTCTATAGTCATTTGCTATTTTTGGTAATCAATCATTACTTTCCATTAAATTTGTAATCTATATTTATTGTAATTGCCCAATTAGCtattgagtttattttttttatattttgtataagtCCCTCCTTATTTTGGATTTACCCTCCAAAACTTTGAAAAGTTTTCTTTGCCATTTCTCTCCAAAAACTGTTTTGATTGTATAAATCCATTATTTGCTGTATAATTCTCTCCAATTTAATGACAATGattattgctttttttttctttatttaatctttaaataaaatgttttttctctctcataatactaatacaattattactttaccctactatttaattaaaataatatccagTTACTACAAAGATTCCACTTTtgttaatatgtgtgaaaaatccaaataagataaatataaaaaaacggagagagtattaaaTTGTTGgggaaattattttttaaaagttaaaaaaaattccatcaAAATCTTAGCCACCAAACctttcatttaaaattaaatttcataaatttgTGCAATTTCTtcaaaatatttgatatatatactaaattgaAAATCTCAAACTTCTTCATCCAACTTGAAACCTTTCAAAAATTTTCCTccataattatatttaaaaattttattctcaAATATGAGATACATAAATCTAATtctccaaaataaaatttttccaaaagattttttttattcgaGGGTAGCTTTAGGGAACTCATATATGCATAAGCAAGTAAAAATTAATCCACTTCTTATAGAATATAAGAATCCAATTTATCAGAGTGATGAAAACATCCTCAACCACAATTAACCCAATATTTGTATCTTTAAAAATGTAcctttattttaaaatcaaaatatgaaatattcaaaattaaatccTTACAAATTTTctaccaaaaataaaacttttcataattctcaatccaaaatcaaatttcaacatttttgaGCCTAATCTTACCAAATACTTGATCTTTTTCTCAACTTCATCTACCTAATACTTTTCCATTTGAATtagcattaaaaagaaaataaagtatttaaaaaacaaatatttgataataaatgaaaattaaattaaattgtataaataaataaaattaaaaatgttgaaaaactattgacaaaaaatttattttttttattattcataatttttatgtaaatattcaaaatttttctctaattttgcattaattttcaattaatttttttttttgaattgcctactatagcaggttatCGGGTTACCAAagtttattctaggaaaatacctctaaaattataattattcataattGATTAATAGATAGAATTATCATgagaaaatcattaaaaatattagattactctatctaatttttcaaaaaaaaaaaaaaaaaacctttttttcataatggaatttaaaatcttatctaaaaaaataaaaggacaaAACTAGCAAATGATGCTATAAAGTATAAACGAACGAATCCGGGAAGTACTACTCAACCGTCATCTACATTTATCATATTTTCttctgattttcaattaaattaattaatttagtccGTCATTCCCAATCTTTCAACCCTAAAATCTCAAGCTCTCAACTCTATAACCACAAATCGACAATAAAAATGTTCAAATCAAGATTACAAGAGTTATGCCAATCAAAAAAGTGGAAATTGCCGGAATATATCCTTACAAGAGAAGGACTTGATCATTGTCCTCAATTTCAAGCTACTGTTGTTGTTAATGGATGCACTTATTCTACCCCTACTTCATCTAAATCTTCCAAAGATGCCCACAATTTGGCTGCTGAAATTGCTTTTCACCATCTTAATGGTAttcactcttttttttttctcttttttgttTCTCAATTTTGTTGTTTCGAAATTTGTTCTGCTTTTCTTGCTGTTTGTGTTGATTGTTAATGTCTAATGGTTGATGGGTTTTGTTTTGTGAGGAGAGAATGAGGTGAGAGATTGATGGGGTTGGTTTTGTGAGGTGGAAATGAGGTAAGAGATTGATGGGTTTTGTTTGGTGAGGGAGAGAATGAGGTGAGAGATTGATGAATTTGAACTTTGAAGGGAGATTGAACATAGATTGCTGCCATTGTTGAAGGCTTGAAGCATAGTGTAAAATTAGGGTTTCGGTAACGGTAATGGATTTGTGGCCAATACAGATGATTTTGCGAgcctatattttatattttgactgcggtaaactcaaaaacctttatgCTATGTTTGTGCTATGTTTGGAAatcatgatttcatttgaaaatatatatttgactCAAATTaagtgtttggcaaattaaaaaaaaaattcaaatttgaatttgagtctAATTCACCATTATAAAAGTGGTTAAAGGCGGGATATGAGAATGACTTCTCAAACCTTTGTAtttctcaaattctttattaaatgatgccataattgaaatctacaatttgaaatgaaatgtaTGTTTCCAAACGCAACCTTAAAATACTATCGCGATATGGTGAATcattgtttttgcactatggttgaAGCTTTAAGGTTGGAGATACGGAGATGAGAAAGGTGGTGGGAAGATGAGTTAGACTAACTAGGTTAGGTTAAAATCAAAGGTAATTTAGGTTAGTCAAAGCTTATTTTCAACTTCAGCAGGTCATCCTATTTCAAGTTCACCGGAATAATCCTAGTTGGTTATTATTCGAAAAAGAAGCTTTacgactataattttaaaaagccTCAAACTTAGCGGTTGTTTTGACAAATGATTCATTTGTTATTGTTAAAGTCCAGAATAGAAGTTTTGGGACTAATTGTGTTTGTATTTCTGTATACTTTGATTACAATTCAAACAAttattagttttgatttttgCATGATAAAATGATCTTATGaattcaattttgataattCTAGTTGTtctttcaataaataaataattattctcGAAGTGAAAAAGTTGAATATTAGAGTAATAAGTCATTAAAATGACCGTTTTAGTGGTCGAAGAAAATAGAGTAATAAGAAGGAATGGTGATTTAATAGCAGTGAAAGAAAATTGGGAGGAAATTTTCTCTTCTCTTATTCGCTCTCGCGAAATTTGGGTTTGGGAAGATGGAAtaagagagaaagaaagaagggaTTTGACATGTCCTAGGATTTTAACTATGGAGGTCTCGAAATTGATCATAATGattagataaaataatatagaagGGCTATAATACATTTTTTACTTAATAGATTCATCCTTTTTTGTAGTATTTATTGAGAAATTCTatacaatttataatttatggTGGAGCCTTTGCACTCCAAGCTTCAATGTAAGTCCGTCAGTGATTAGAGAGAAGGATTAGTACCGCTTGTTGTAAatgatttcttttctttcttagcAAGTGCCATTAATCAACCTCAAGCATTAAAAATCTGATGTGGGTTTTCTATTCAGGCTCTTCTGGTTTTGCTGCTTCACAAGTTTTACCAACTTCTGTTGATGGCAACCAACCCAAATTTAATCAAACTTTGCAAGTGTCTTCATTAAGTGGAGCAAACTCCCCAAACGCCCAAAATAGGGATGACGAGAAACTAAAAGGTGCGGCAAGATGATTGTCTTTCATCTTAGTGTAAAGTTCTACATGTATTTATTTGTTCCGTAATCGTTGGACTTCAATGCCAGAAATTTTAAGTAGTTCTAATGTACCTTCTCTGTTCTGAAATATTCACTACATTTCTGTTATTggcattattcatcgttcaagcttattttatatattgcgactaaTATGTAAGGAAAAATAGAGTCAAGTGAGATCtgtttgaatcatctaatcgcatgctttcataatattagcattttataattttagatgtgtatagtttactataaaaattatcaaaataatgtattgaattgcgtaaaaagtcaaatgtagcaagtatagtgAAACAGAGGAAGTGTTAAAAGTTCTTGTTTTGAATTTCTTTCACCCCCTTTGCCCGGCATGTGATAGAAGTTATAAAGCCCTTGAGATGTTTTTGACAAGGTCATTAGTGGTCTTTAGGTAAAGGCACCGTAATCAAAATCATCATTTGTTGAATACTTGATATGCCAAATACATGAAGATTTTGTATTCATTATCGTTAACAATACTACACAATAAAACTAGCGTGTCAACTTGATGGCTATGGTGAGTTGGTGacgttttgttaattataatctatgttactcggactctttaTGTGCgtcacgtacccgtgtccgatccttgatactcggacattggtatggcacttagacgcatcattttaggcgtaaaattgaatatttagacatatCCAACATTTCGACATGTATCAATATCCAACATCAGTactcgagtccaagtaacagATTATAATTCAGGCTTGTGGAAGTTGATATGTTGTCCTAATATATGCTCTAATtagaaaagtattttttttgaagACTTGAGAATTTTGAATTCATACTCATAAATGTATAGGTATGGGGCATTTATATAAACATCAACTACAAATTTATGCTCAAAAGAGAAAACTAGATCTCCCCGTGTACATCTCTGGGCGTGAAGGCCCACATAACCTTCGTTTTAAATCTAAGGTGACACTCGAAGGGAAGACGTATGAAAGTCCTGAATGTTATAGCACCATCAAAGATGCTGAAAATGCTGCTTCAAAAGTTGCTCTAATGTCGCTAACGTCTAATATAACAGAAGAGGTTAATTTAAATTCCATAAGCATCTCATGATTTATCTTGTATATTCATCTCTGACTGTCTCGAAACATAAGCAGTTGTTTCCCAATATTTGCAGGAAGATCTAGTGTCTTGCAAAAATCTTCTACAAGAATTTGTTCAAAAAGAACATTCTTGTCTTCCAACATATGCTACAGTCCGTTCAGGACCTCCGCATCATCCAACTTTTGTTTCTACTgttgaaataaataaagaagTCTTTACGGGACAAGAAGCAAAAACCCGAAAGCTGGCGGAGATGTATGCAGCTAAAGTTGCCTATTCTGCTCTGAAAGACCGTAAGATACTTTGCATTTGATCATTGTGTTGATTCACCTATACTATTATTGTATGAACCAtacaaaatgattttaattttcttttaaaatactTCCGGATTTGGAGCAGTATAAATTAAACTTGTGGTTGCAATCTTTTTATGGAGTTCATAGATTTTCTTTTTGCGTGCTGAAGCTTTTGTGCGGACGCCTTTTTCCATCTATATTCGTTCTTTGTTTTAAGTAtcatttttttaggaaaaattaccgtgaataatattgtcttttgttaatttccctacaataataccaacttttgattaaccatgaataataccaacttgggggttttcctaaaataataccaactttagtttatcaGCTAATTTACcgatttttttgtcttataatattttatagtttgatttttaatatgttagGGATATTCTAGGGAAGCACcccttaagttggtattattcatggttaatcaaaagttggtattattgtaggaaaataagcaaAAGGTTATATTGTtcttggtaatttttccttttttttattaacactaGACTAACACTAACAATGTAAATCTATGGTTTGTTAGGAAGAAGAATAATGTCTTTGAGGAAGTGGGTATACAATTTTAAGACTTGATATTTCTCTTTAGAGAATTGATATTGCTAAACGATTAAAAATACTATTTCATGGTGATTTATATCCCCTTACTTGCTGATGAGGGGCTTCTCCACATTAAAAGTTGTGTTCTTTAAGttatgtttgttttttgcacttgGTAGACATGTTAGTCTTCTTAGCTACATTTAACGGGAGATCCAGGAATGGTTGAATTTATTTCACATTATAATTGTTAAGGTTATTTATAAAGTCATCTTTTCGGTTTATGACTTTATTCTTTTTGGTTTATTCATTTAGGTCTTTATCACCTTTTTTGACCTTAAACTTTTGGGTTTAAGGTTGTGGCATTTTTGTTGCTTTTTGGG harbors:
- the LOC130799983 gene encoding double-stranded RNA-binding protein 1, which produces MFKSRLQELCQSKKWKLPEYILTREGLDHCPQFQATVVVNGCTYSTPTSSKSSKDAHNLAAEIAFHHLNGSSGFAASQVLPTSVDGNQPKFNQTLQVSSLSGANSPNAQNRDDEKLKGMGHLYKHQLQIYAQKRKLDLPVYISGREGPHNLRFKSKVTLEGKTYESPECYSTIKDAENAASKVALMSLTSNITEEEDLVSCKNLLQEFVQKEHSCLPTYATVRSGPPHHPTFVSTVEINKEVFTGQEAKTRKLAEMYAAKVAYSALKDRKLKKILQFDSPGYIINDTPFCSSPKLHLDSVTELPEKSISSPNPISDRVYMERARFNEVAEPEVCFNLVQNIQQRKVDTSPFQLNSSHLPTPAALVQCSLGPKAHHIIQPSPNPEASTSRTKIKVMPFTPNMTLPAEATVMFQDDKWVALSESM
- the LOC130799981 gene encoding uncharacterized protein LOC130799981, translating into MNSRKQRSQRPMTSKVTEDYMRVLQDGAATLPFPLRSTQKTSRKGMKNDIMLYRPQERSKSSAQIDASNVGNEYMALRRKFLLLEEESCSLGSELREAEDEIKSLEDEKLQLLDQLIVLEGLVDLCEVPNQ